In Hyalangium gracile, the genomic stretch CGAGGCGAGCTTCCGGCTGCGCTCGCTCGGCGGGGAGCGATCATCCGGCGGGCCGGGCGGCACATCCAGGATGCTCCCGCCGGAGGTCCTCAGCAGCGTCTTCGCCATGTCCCGCTCGTCCTCGCTCGCGTGAGGCATGAGCAGCTTGCACACCGCCGGGTGGCCATGGGCGGCGGCCATGAGCAGCGCCGTCTCGCCCGCGTCGTCGGTGAGCATGGGCTCGGCGCCGCCGTCCAGCAGCACGCGGACCACCTCCTCGTGCCCCCGCTCGGCGGCGACCATGAGCGGCGTGCGACCGCGCTCACCCAGGGGGTTGGGGTCCTCGCCCGCGGCGAGCAGTTCCTCCACACGGGCCACATCACCGGCCATGACGGCATCGAAGAGGGACATCGGCTACCTCCAGGACTCCGAGCATGGCGCCTTCTCGGGAGGAGCGCCAGCGGCCCTGCTCGCCTGCTCACCGCGTCAAGGCCAGCGGAGCGAGGCTAGGTGCCTCCATAGGCAGGGTCACCCGCGCTGGGGACCAGCAGCGTGCCAGGGCCCACCGTCGTCGCGGGGATGCTGACGCGG encodes the following:
- a CDS encoding ankyrin repeat domain-containing protein; amino-acid sequence: MSLFDAVMAGDVARVEELLAAGEDPNPLGERGRTPLMVAAERGHEEVVRVLLDGGAEPMLTDDAGETALLMAAAHGHPAVCKLLMPHASEDERDMAKTLLRTSGGSILDVPPGPPDDRSPPSERSRKLASAGAYVASKLGDDGPTKRLARLLRSEKGRK